One window of the Herbiconiux sp. L3-i23 genome contains the following:
- a CDS encoding DUF4166 domain-containing protein — protein MTTSVSPPRLSPYQAVLGADLAGLHPRLRAYFSAIPPGHVGLGEGVWDAVGTPRRWLWPVLSVLGAEGIAFPAWGSGVTFTVENVPGGSAVHPSVAATRAFRFPRGDRAMVDSIAVRGGELVDRLGRSRRIVARLDPRIEDGALRMSSTAVRVRIGRRTVAVPDLLAPRVDLTERFDDAVGRQHVSLTLTVPLIGRVYEYSGHFEYRVVPRADAMIDR, from the coding sequence ATGACGACATCCGTCAGCCCGCCTCGACTGTCTCCGTACCAGGCCGTGCTCGGCGCTGACCTCGCCGGCCTGCACCCGCGACTGCGCGCCTACTTCTCGGCCATCCCACCGGGACACGTCGGCCTCGGCGAGGGAGTCTGGGACGCCGTCGGCACACCGCGTCGCTGGCTGTGGCCCGTGCTGTCGGTGCTCGGCGCCGAGGGCATCGCCTTCCCCGCCTGGGGGAGCGGGGTGACCTTCACCGTCGAGAACGTCCCCGGTGGCAGCGCGGTGCATCCGTCGGTCGCTGCCACCCGGGCCTTCCGGTTCCCCCGAGGCGATCGGGCGATGGTCGACTCGATCGCCGTCCGAGGCGGCGAGCTCGTCGACCGCCTCGGCCGGTCGCGCCGGATCGTCGCCCGGCTGGACCCGCGCATCGAGGACGGTGCGCTCCGGATGAGTTCCACTGCGGTACGCGTGCGGATCGGACGACGGACGGTCGCCGTGCCCGATCTCCTCGCCCCGCGCGTCGACCTCACCGAGCGGTTCGACGATGCGGTGGGACGCCAGCACGTCTCGCTCACCCTCACGGTGCCGCTCATCGGCCGGGTCTACGAGTACTCGGGGCACTTCGAGTATCGAGTGGTTCCCCGTGCGGATGCGATGATCGACCGATGA